The window ATGGACGCACCCGCGACCTGGTATTTCGATTTCGTTTCGCCCTTCGCCTACCTGCAATGGCGGAGGTTGCAGCGGCTTCCGCTCGCGGGACTGATTCACCGGCCGGTGCTGTTCGCCGGCCTGCTGAACCAGCTCGGCCACAAGGGGCCGGCGGAGATCCCGGCCAAGCGTATCTTCACCTACCGGCAGGTGGTCTGGCGCGCCGAACGCGATGGCATTCCGCTGCGGTTCCCGCCCGCGCATCCGTTCAATCCGCTGCCCGCGCTGCGGCTGTGCGTGGCGGCGGGCACGACGGTGGAGGCGATCGATACGGTGTTCCGCCACATCTGGGAGGAGGGCAACGCGGTCGAGGATGCGGACGGGATCGAGGCGCTGGCGCGGCGGCTCGGCCTGTCCGGCGCCGCGTCCGCGTTGGCGGACGAGGACGTGCAACGCGCGCTTCGTGACAACTTCGCGCGCGCACTGGAGCACCAGGTCTTCGGTGTTCCGACCATTGCCTGCGATGGCCAATTGTTCTGGGGCGACGACGCCACCGACATGTTCATCGACTACCTGCGCGATCCGGCGATCTTCCAGTCGGAACGGATGCTGCGCGTCGCCCGCCTGCCGATCGGCGCCGCCCGACCGCAGGCGAGTTGAATCCGCCTGCGTTCAGCGCCCGCCCGCCACGTCCACGATCGCGCCGGTCGAGTACGAGGCTTCCGGCGAGAGCAGCCACAGGATCGCGCGCGCGACTTCCTCCGGCGTGCCGCCGCGGCCAAGCGGGATCGACGGCGCCAGGCGATCGATGCGGCCCGGCTCGCCGCCGCGGGCGTGGATGCCGGTGTGGATGAAGCCGGGGCGTACCGCGTTGACGCGTACGGCGTCGCGCGCGACTTCGGCGGCGAGCCCGCGCGTGAACGTGTCCAGCGCGCCCTTGCTGGCGGCGTAGTCGACGTATTCGCCGGGCGAGCCTGTCCGCGCGGCAACGGACGAGACGTTGACGATGGCGCCGCCGTGGCCGCCCAGGCGCGTGGACATGCGCCGCACCGCCTCGCGCGCGCAGAGCATCGGACCCACGACGTTCGTCGCCATGATCCGCGAGAGGCGGGCGGCGTCCATGTCGAGCAGCGTGCCTTGCCGTTCGAGCACGCCGGCATTGTTCACCAGCCCCGCGAGCCGGCCCATCCGGTCGGCCGCGTCGAACAGGGCGAGCACGTCGGCTTCCACCGACACGTCGGCGCGCACCGCCATCGCGCGGCCGCCGGCGCGCGCGATTCCGGCCACCAGCGCATCGGCCTCGCGTGCGGCGGTCAGGTAGTTCACGCAGACCGCGTAGCCGCGCTCCGCGCCGAGCCGGGCGGTGGCGGCGCCGATGCCGCGCGAGCCGCCGGTGACGATCAGGACGGGCGCCATGGCTCAACCCGCCTTCCGCAGGGACGTCCGGACGCGGCGTCCGGTTTGCTCGGCGACCGATGTCGTCGCGCGCACCTGGCCCGGCGTGGTGCCGACCGCCTTCTGCATCAACCGGCGCAGCGCGGTGGCGTCGCGATAGCCGACCGACAGCGCGACCTGCTCGATGCTCATCCTGCTGGTGCGCAGCAGCGCGCGGGCGCGATGCACGCGGATGCTCTGGATCATCGCGTTCGTTCCCATGCCGGTGGCGTGGCGGACGCGGCGGCCCAGGGTGCGCTCGGAGACGTGCAGCTCTTTCGCCAGTTCGGCCACGGACGGAATGTCCGGCAGCGCGGCTTCGACGCGCCTGGTCAGTTTCGAGACCAGCGCATCGCCGCTGGCCAGCATCGCCGGCACGACGAACTGCGCCGACTCGGATCGCTCGTGCAGCAGGAGCACACGCGACACGCCTTCGGTCAGCGCGGCGCCGAACCGCTGGCGCAGCAGATACAGCATCACGTCCGACTGCGCGAACGCGGCGCCGGCGGTGACCACGGAGCCGTCCACGCAGAGGATGCGGTTGCCCTCGAGCTGGGTGTGCGGCGCCAGCCGCGCAAGCTCGGGAGCCAGCCACCAGGTGGTGGTGGCGCGGCGTCCGTCGAGCAGGCCCGCCGCATGCAGCAGGAAGGCGGCGGAGCAGGAGGCCGCGACCGTGGCGCCGGTCTTGCCGCGCCGGCGCAGGTAGGCGATCGCGCGCCGGGCGTCCTCGCGCGCGATGCGGTCGCGGATGCCCTGCGCGCTTTCGACCCAGAGGCCGGGCACCACGACCACCGCGCCCTGCGACGTCCTGCGATCCGGCAGGCGCCGAGTCTCGATCGACAGCCCGCCTTGCAGCCGAACCGTGCCGCCGGCCGGCGAGTGGAAGGACCACGTCGGCAGCGCGTGTCCCGTCCGCGCCGCGTACAGCCGCGCCGCTTCGAGGATGTCGCGGGTCATGGCGACGCCGCTGGGATTGGTGCCGTCCAGCACCAGGATCTCGAAATCCTGCATCGCTTCTCCTCTCGTTCGCATGCAGTGCGGGCCATGCGTGGCGATGCGCCACCTTACGCCAATCCGGCGCCAAAATCGTATGTCCGTTTTAGCCTGAAAAGAGTCATTACATACACTCGACGGAAATGCGATACACCGGCTCAAATGGCCATCGTGCCATGCAGTTAGCGACGGCGAATCCATTCGGGCGAGGGGCAGCGATGGCGGCGGACGACGTTTCGATTCCGATGCGGGAACCCGCAGGAGCAGGCGCGGGAGGCGACGCGCTCGCGGACTTCCAGCCGCGCGAGCTCGCATTTGACGGCATTATCCGGCGCGTCCACGTGACCGGCCACGGCCCCGCCGTCATCGTCATGCCGGAGATGCCCGGCATCTCACCGGAAGTGGCGCGGTTCGCGCGCTGGGTGCGCGACGCGGGCTTCAGCGTGTACCTGCCGTCGCTGTTCGGCCGCGACGGCGCCGTCGCCAGCGCGGCCGAGGCCATCGACGTGTTCCGCAAGACCTGCGTGAGCATGGAGTTCCAGGCGCTGTCCGGCCGTGGCGACCGGCCGATCACCCGCTGGCTGCGTGCATTGGCGCGGCAGGCGCTGGCCGAATGCGGCGGCCCCGGCGTCGGGGCGGTCGGCATGTGCTTCACCGGCAACTTCGCGCTGTCGATGGTGCTGGAGCCGGCGGTCGTCGCGCCGGTGGTGGCGCAGCCGTCGCTGCCGCTGGAGGCGCCGGAGGACATCGACATGGGGCAGGACGAGATCGCGCAGGTGCGCGCGCGGCTGGAGCGCGACGACCTCAAGGTGCTGGCCTACCGGTTCGAAGGCGACGTGCATTGCCGGGCCGCGCGGTTCGCCGCGTACCGGGCCGCGCTGGGCGAGCGGTTCGACGGACGCACGCTGCCCGACAGTGCCGCCAATCCGAACCCGCCGCCGTTCTTCCGCGACGTCGTGCGCGTTCCGCACAGCGTCCTGACCGCGCACCTGATCGACGCCGAAGGCGAGCCGACCTGCCGGGC is drawn from Thermomonas brevis and contains these coding sequences:
- a CDS encoding SDR family oxidoreductase, which translates into the protein MAPVLIVTGGSRGIGAATARLGAERGYAVCVNYLTAAREADALVAGIARAGGRAMAVRADVSVEADVLALFDAADRMGRLAGLVNNAGVLERQGTLLDMDAARLSRIMATNVVGPMLCAREAVRRMSTRLGGHGGAIVNVSSVAARTGSPGEYVDYAASKGALDTFTRGLAAEVARDAVRVNAVRPGFIHTGIHARGGEPGRIDRLAPSIPLGRGGTPEEVARAILWLLSPEASYSTGAIVDVAGGR
- a CDS encoding GlxA family transcriptional regulator translates to MQDFEILVLDGTNPSGVAMTRDILEAARLYAARTGHALPTWSFHSPAGGTVRLQGGLSIETRRLPDRRTSQGAVVVVPGLWVESAQGIRDRIAREDARRAIAYLRRRGKTGATVAASCSAAFLLHAAGLLDGRRATTTWWLAPELARLAPHTQLEGNRILCVDGSVVTAGAAFAQSDVMLYLLRQRFGAALTEGVSRVLLLHERSESAQFVVPAMLASGDALVSKLTRRVEAALPDIPSVAELAKELHVSERTLGRRVRHATGMGTNAMIQSIRVHRARALLRTSRMSIEQVALSVGYRDATALRRLMQKAVGTTPGQVRATTSVAEQTGRRVRTSLRKAG
- a CDS encoding dienelactone hydrolase family protein, with amino-acid sequence MTGHGPAVIVMPEMPGISPEVARFARWVRDAGFSVYLPSLFGRDGAVASAAEAIDVFRKTCVSMEFQALSGRGDRPITRWLRALARQALAECGGPGVGAVGMCFTGNFALSMVLEPAVVAPVVAQPSLPLEAPEDIDMGQDEIAQVRARLERDDLKVLAYRFEGDVHCRAARFAAYRAALGERFDGRTLPDSAANPNPPPFFRDVVRVPHSVLTAHLIDAEGEPTCRARDEVIRFLRDRLHGESPFVPESII
- a CDS encoding 2-hydroxychromene-2-carboxylate isomerase; its protein translation is MDAPATWYFDFVSPFAYLQWRRLQRLPLAGLIHRPVLFAGLLNQLGHKGPAEIPAKRIFTYRQVVWRAERDGIPLRFPPAHPFNPLPALRLCVAAGTTVEAIDTVFRHIWEEGNAVEDADGIEALARRLGLSGAASALADEDVQRALRDNFARALEHQVFGVPTIACDGQLFWGDDATDMFIDYLRDPAIFQSERMLRVARLPIGAARPQAS